A single region of the Microcoleus sp. bin38.metabat.b11b12b14.051 genome encodes:
- the treY gene encoding malto-oligosyltrehalose synthase yields MRIPTTTYRIQFHAGFNFEAAKQILSYLQELGITDIYASPIFKARKGSSHGYDVVDSNQINPELGTSENFEALTYEIQKRKMGWLQDIVPNHMAYDTQNLLLLDVLEHGPDSDYFDYFDIEWNHAYEHLRGRVLAPLLGNFYGECLENGEIQLKYSEIGLTINYYDLKLPVKIESYANFISQNLGHLGRELGRRHPDFIKFLGILYLIKNTPSETKGKARYDQIAFVKGLLWELYNQNPIVQEFIDENINSFNGEKGNPESFNLLDGLLSEQFYRLSFWKVGAEEINYRRFFTVNELISVKVEEVKVFHKNHALIFDMVEEGKFTGLRIDHIDGLYDPTEYLKRLRERVGDTYTTVEKILEHEEDLPSYWPIEGTSGYDFLNYVNGVFCRCDREQQFTEIYQRFTRLTVPYQQLFLDKKGLIVEKNLAGDVDNLAQLLKNISGQSRQGNDFTRPGLEKALAAVLTIFPVYRTYINQEGLRESDRIYVKYAIAQAKELVPRLLKELKFIETVLLLEEEETLTAEQKEQRRHFVMKLQQLTGPLMAKGVEDTLLYVYYRLLSLNEVGGNPSQFGVSLTDFHEFNKQQQAAWPHKMNATATHDTKRGEDVRARINVLSEIPDEWEQQVRSWREVNSSKKVNFVNRMVPDTNDEYFFYQTVLGSFPFEGIENTDYVDRLKDYAIKAVREAKVYTAWLRPDNDYETGFMTFIDSVLESGEQNQFFKKFLPFWKKVADYGIFNSLSQTLLKITAPGVPDIYQGTEFWDLSHVDPDNRRPVDFDRRIEVLRSIKQQAETDILALVEDLLATREDARIKLFLTARVLEARKKYLQVFRSGDYRPVEVVGTFKDNVIAFARSFEDTTIIAIAPRFLTGVVKPEEMAIGKQVWKDTNLELSEQMPSVWKDAITNQVVESNGTLAIGDALGYFPAALLIGKK; encoded by the coding sequence CTGAGAATTCCCACAACCACTTATCGAATTCAATTTCATGCAGGTTTTAACTTTGAAGCTGCCAAACAAATCCTCAGCTATCTGCAAGAATTAGGAATTACCGACATTTACGCCTCGCCGATATTCAAAGCCAGAAAAGGCAGCAGTCACGGATACGATGTGGTTGACTCAAATCAAATCAATCCCGAATTAGGAACCTCAGAAAACTTTGAAGCCCTGACATACGAAATTCAGAAACGGAAGATGGGATGGCTGCAAGATATTGTCCCGAACCACATGGCCTACGATACTCAAAATTTGTTGCTCTTAGACGTATTAGAACACGGCCCGGATTCCGACTATTTCGATTACTTTGATATTGAATGGAATCACGCTTACGAACATCTCAGAGGTCGAGTGCTAGCTCCGCTGTTGGGCAATTTTTATGGCGAATGTCTGGAAAATGGCGAGATTCAACTCAAATACAGTGAGATTGGGCTAACTATCAATTACTATGACTTAAAACTGCCCGTAAAAATTGAATCTTATGCTAATTTCATTAGTCAAAATTTGGGGCACTTAGGCAGGGAATTAGGTAGACGGCATCCAGATTTTATTAAATTCCTGGGAATTCTTTATTTGATTAAGAATACACCTTCTGAAACTAAAGGTAAAGCCCGATACGATCAGATAGCTTTTGTGAAAGGACTGCTGTGGGAACTCTACAATCAAAATCCCATCGTGCAGGAATTTATCGATGAAAATATCAATTCTTTTAATGGAGAAAAGGGCAATCCCGAAAGCTTTAATTTGCTAGATGGTTTGCTTTCAGAGCAGTTTTACCGCCTGTCATTCTGGAAAGTTGGCGCCGAAGAAATCAACTACCGCAGGTTTTTTACAGTCAACGAATTGATTTCGGTAAAAGTTGAAGAGGTTAAAGTTTTCCACAAAAACCACGCTTTGATCTTCGACATGGTGGAAGAGGGAAAATTTACTGGATTGAGAATCGACCACATCGACGGACTTTACGACCCCACAGAATATTTAAAACGCCTCCGCGAGAGAGTTGGAGACACTTACACTACTGTGGAAAAGATTCTGGAACATGAAGAAGATTTGCCCTCCTATTGGCCGATCGAAGGAACGAGCGGCTACGACTTTTTGAACTACGTAAATGGCGTTTTTTGTCGGTGCGATCGCGAACAGCAGTTTACCGAAATATATCAGAGATTTACTCGCTTGACTGTTCCTTACCAACAGTTATTTTTAGACAAAAAAGGGCTGATTGTTGAGAAGAATTTGGCGGGAGACGTAGACAATCTGGCTCAACTTTTGAAAAATATTTCTGGTCAATCCCGACAGGGAAATGACTTTACTCGTCCGGGTTTGGAAAAAGCGCTGGCTGCGGTTTTGACAATTTTTCCAGTCTACCGAACTTACATAAATCAAGAGGGTTTGCGAGAGTCCGATCGCATTTACGTCAAATATGCGATCGCCCAGGCGAAAGAATTAGTACCGCGACTCCTCAAAGAACTGAAATTTATCGAAACGGTGCTGTTGCTGGAAGAAGAAGAAACCCTGACAGCCGAACAAAAAGAGCAGCGCCGCCACTTTGTGATGAAACTTCAGCAGTTGACAGGCCCGTTGATGGCCAAAGGCGTTGAAGACACATTGCTATACGTCTACTATCGGCTTTTATCCCTCAACGAAGTCGGAGGAAATCCCAGTCAGTTCGGCGTTTCGCTGACCGATTTTCACGAGTTCAACAAGCAGCAGCAAGCAGCTTGGCCTCACAAAATGAATGCTACAGCTACCCACGATACCAAACGGGGCGAAGATGTGCGAGCCAGAATTAATGTACTCTCAGAAATTCCCGATGAATGGGAACAGCAAGTCAGGTCTTGGAGAGAGGTAAACTCTTCTAAGAAAGTCAACTTTGTGAATCGCATGGTTCCCGATACTAACGACGAATACTTCTTTTACCAAACTGTGCTAGGTAGTTTTCCGTTTGAGGGAATTGAAAACACTGATTATGTCGATCGCCTAAAGGATTATGCCATTAAAGCTGTGCGGGAAGCAAAAGTGTACACAGCTTGGCTGAGACCTGACAACGACTACGAAACTGGGTTTATGACCTTTATCGATAGCGTTCTAGAATCAGGCGAACAAAATCAGTTTTTCAAGAAATTTCTACCTTTCTGGAAAAAAGTAGCTGATTACGGAATTTTCAATTCTTTATCTCAAACGCTGCTAAAAATTACGGCGCCCGGAGTTCCCGATATTTATCAAGGCACGGAATTCTGGGATTTAAGCCATGTCGATCCAGATAACCGCCGTCCCGTGGATTTCGATCGCAGAATCGAGGTTTTGCGGTCAATTAAACAGCAAGCTGAAACGGATATTTTGGCACTGGTGGAAGATTTACTGGCAACCCGGGAAGATGCTAGAATTAAGTTGTTTTTGACGGCAAGAGTCCTAGAAGCCCGAAAAAAATACCTGCAAGTTTTTCGCTCCGGCGACTATCGACCTGTGGAAGTAGTCGGCACGTTTAAAGATAATGTGATTGCCTTTGCCCGCAGCTTTGAAGATACTACAATTATCGCGATCGCTCCCCGGTTTTTGACGGGAGTTGTCAAACCGGAAGAAATGGCGATCGGCAAACAAGTCTGGAAAGATACTAATCTAGAATTGTCCGAGCAAATGCCGTCGGTTTGGAAAGATGCCATCACAAATCAGGTGGTTGAAAGTAACGGTACGCTGGCAATTGGTGATGCTCTCGGCTACTTTCCCGCAGCTTTGCTCATCGGTAAAAAATAG
- a CDS encoding amylo-alpha-1,6-glucosidase, with product MAIAFGREICCNLDSAESREWLVTNGIGGYASGTIANLLTRRYHGLLVAALKPPLGRTLMLAKLDETAVYADRAYPLYTNRWADNMIEPHGYNCIESFHLEGTTPVWRYALADAILEKRIWMQQGANTTYIQYRLHRASQPIAIAVKALINYRDYHHMTGAGDWPVSLETLSAGVCVTAFPWATPLYLLTDATPEAKFKVATPLYNWHYGFNLAAEQRRGLDYCEDHLHAATLHFAIAPGESLTLIASTEKNPELNGGTALELRRTYEQELLQKWSKVSESPDWIEQLVLAADQFIVNRPLPQEPDGKTIIAGYPWFSDWGRDTTIALPGLTICTGRWEIARSILRTFAQYVDRGMLPNRFPDAGGAPEYNTADATLWYFEAIRAYCDCTGDDQLLAELWPTLCEIVDWHVRGTRYNIRVDPDDGLLYAGETGVQLTWMDAKIGDWVVTPRIGKPIELSALWYNAVQAMASFARRLGKSHDEYQQLGDRTATGFTRFWNDSTSYCYDVLDGPDGNDISLRPNQIFAVSLPLDSIPAHSAAGRMGGTATRYTPLLTPIQRRAVVDACASGLLTSHGLRSLSPQHPQYRATYEGDPLQRDSAYHQGTAWGWLMGPFVLAHLHVYKDPKQAREFLEPMAHHIRAGGVGSLGEIFEGDAPHSPRGCTAQAWTVAEVLRAWLAINNLDV from the coding sequence ATGGCTATTGCTTTTGGACGGGAAATCTGCTGCAATCTCGACTCGGCGGAGTCTCGGGAGTGGTTAGTGACAAACGGGATCGGCGGTTATGCTAGCGGGACGATCGCAAATCTGCTCACCCGCCGCTATCACGGGCTGCTGGTAGCCGCCCTGAAACCCCCGCTGGGAAGGACTTTGATGCTTGCCAAGCTGGACGAGACGGCCGTGTATGCCGATCGCGCCTACCCGCTTTATACCAACCGCTGGGCCGACAATATGATCGAACCCCACGGCTACAACTGCATCGAAAGCTTCCACCTCGAAGGTACAACGCCTGTTTGGAGGTATGCCCTCGCCGACGCTATCCTCGAAAAGCGGATTTGGATGCAGCAAGGTGCTAACACAACATATATTCAATACCGCTTACATCGCGCCTCACAACCGATCGCGATCGCCGTCAAAGCCTTAATCAACTACCGCGACTACCACCACATGACGGGCGCTGGCGACTGGCCTGTCAGCCTAGAAACCTTGAGTGCCGGGGTTTGTGTCACCGCGTTTCCCTGGGCGACGCCACTTTACCTGCTGACAGATGCCACACCAGAAGCTAAATTCAAAGTTGCTACGCCCTTATACAATTGGCACTACGGATTTAATTTGGCAGCCGAACAGCGGCGCGGGTTGGACTACTGCGAGGATCACTTGCACGCGGCAACTTTGCACTTTGCGATCGCACCGGGCGAGTCTCTCACATTGATCGCTAGTACAGAGAAAAATCCCGAACTCAACGGCGGTACAGCTTTAGAATTGCGTCGCACCTACGAGCAAGAATTGTTGCAAAAATGGTCAAAAGTGAGCGAATCTCCCGACTGGATCGAGCAGTTGGTGCTAGCAGCCGACCAATTTATCGTCAACCGCCCGCTACCGCAGGAACCCGACGGCAAAACGATTATCGCCGGATATCCCTGGTTTAGCGACTGGGGGCGCGATACCACGATCGCCCTGCCCGGCCTCACAATCTGTACCGGGCGCTGGGAAATTGCCCGATCGATTTTGCGGACTTTTGCACAATATGTCGATCGAGGAATGCTCCCGAACCGCTTCCCGGATGCTGGCGGCGCCCCGGAATACAACACCGCAGACGCTACGCTGTGGTACTTTGAAGCAATTCGCGCTTACTGCGACTGCACCGGCGACGACCAACTTTTGGCGGAACTCTGGCCGACATTATGTGAGATTGTGGATTGGCACGTGCGGGGAACTCGGTATAACATCCGTGTCGATCCTGACGACGGTTTGCTCTACGCGGGGGAAACAGGCGTACAACTGACTTGGATGGATGCGAAAATCGGCGATTGGGTGGTGACTCCTCGAATCGGTAAGCCGATCGAACTTAGCGCGCTTTGGTACAATGCCGTGCAAGCAATGGCCAGTTTTGCTCGCAGATTGGGCAAGTCTCATGATGAATATCAGCAGTTGGGCGATCGTACCGCCACCGGATTCACCCGCTTCTGGAACGACTCAACCAGTTACTGCTACGACGTTCTCGACGGCCCCGACGGCAACGATATTTCCCTGCGCCCCAATCAAATATTCGCCGTATCCCTACCCCTAGATTCGATTCCGGCGCACTCCGCAGCAGGGCGAATGGGGGGGACGGCAACTCGTTATACACCGTTACTCACGCCCATCCAGCGCCGCGCCGTCGTGGATGCCTGCGCGAGCGGACTTCTCACTTCCCACGGCCTCCGCAGCCTCTCGCCGCAGCACCCGCAGTACCGCGCAACCTATGAAGGCGACCCATTACAGCGCGACAGTGCCTATCACCAAGGCACAGCTTGGGGCTGGTTGATGGGCCCATTCGTCTTAGCGCACTTGCACGTATACAAAGATCCAAAACAAGCTCGCGAATTCCTGGAACCGATGGCACATCATATAAGAGCGGGCGGAGTTGGCAGTTTGGGCGAAATTTTTGAGGGCGACGCCCCCCACTCGCCCCGGGGCTGCACGGCTCAAGCTTGGACTGTGGCTGAGGTGTTGCGGGCTTGGTTGGCAATTAATAATCTGGATGTTTAA
- a CDS encoding EVE domain-containing protein → MNYWLMKSEPDVYSIADLQGDRTSIWDGVRNYQARNFMRQMSPGDLVFFYHSNTKTPGIVGLARVVETGIADPSQFDMNSEYYDIKSQLDAPRWQTVRVEFVEEFVKLISLDELKSHFSADELLVVRKGNRLSVMPVSESAAMKILKVR, encoded by the coding sequence ATGAATTATTGGCTGATGAAGTCGGAACCGGATGTTTACAGTATTGCAGACTTGCAGGGCGATCGCACTTCTATTTGGGACGGTGTTCGCAACTATCAAGCGCGCAATTTTATGCGGCAAATGAGTCCAGGAGATTTAGTATTTTTTTACCATTCTAATACTAAAACTCCCGGAATTGTCGGGTTGGCGCGCGTTGTGGAAACGGGGATTGCTGACCCGAGTCAGTTTGATATGAATAGCGAGTATTATGATATTAAATCGCAGCTAGATGCGCCTCGCTGGCAAACTGTGAGGGTTGAGTTTGTTGAGGAGTTTGTTAAGTTAATTTCTTTGGATGAACTGAAGTCACATTTTAGTGCTGATGAGCTTTTGGTGGTGAGGAAAGGTAATCGGTTGTCGGTGATGCCGGTGTCTGAGAGTGCGGCTATGAAGATTTTGAAGGTGAGGTAA
- the treZ gene encoding malto-oligosyltrehalose trehalohydrolase, with translation MKIGANYLGNNQCEFTVWAPTIKQMAVQIVSPDKRLIPMQQSAAGYWQTTAKDIAPGTLYTYQLEGKTDRPDPASKYQPQGVHTPSQVIDDSAFAWTDKNWQGVPLAEMIIYELHVGTFTQAGTFEAIIPQLKQLTELGINAIEIMPVAQFPGDRNWGYDGVYPYAVQNSYGGPEGFKKLIDACHEHGISVILDVVYNHLGPEGNYLSQFGPYFTSKYGSIWGDPLNFDDAYSDGVRNYFIENALYWFRDYHIDALRLDAIQAIFEVGARPFLQELSDATAEISQEFGRKIYLIAESDLNDVRTVRPKELGGFGLDAQWCDDFHHALHALLTGENDRYYQDFGKCEHLEKSFKESFVYSGQYAPHRKRKHGNSVKDEPGEKFLVFAQTHDQIGNRILGDRLSQIVDFEALKLAAGTVLISPYIPFLFMGEEYGETAPFLYFVSHSDPDLIEAIRQDKQQEFKAFEDRGEFQDPQSPESFQKCKLNWEKQTAGKHKSLWEWHQHLIQLRRTIPALKKLDKNSLEVSCIEAEKILFLRRWTDESQIFCILNFNKQEVACTAAFPQGNCHKILDSADVKWMGSGSSLPEKITSEQELTVKPQSFALYELIK, from the coding sequence GTGAAGATAGGAGCAAACTACCTCGGCAACAACCAATGTGAATTTACCGTTTGGGCGCCCACCATCAAACAAATGGCAGTCCAAATAGTTTCCCCAGACAAACGCCTCATACCCATGCAACAATCGGCAGCAGGTTACTGGCAAACCACAGCTAAAGACATCGCACCCGGAACCCTTTACACCTACCAACTCGAAGGAAAAACCGACCGACCAGACCCAGCATCCAAATATCAACCCCAAGGCGTACATACACCCTCGCAAGTAATAGATGACAGCGCCTTTGCTTGGACTGATAAAAATTGGCAAGGCGTGCCGCTAGCCGAAATGATTATCTACGAACTGCACGTCGGCACATTCACCCAAGCCGGAACCTTTGAAGCAATCATTCCCCAACTCAAACAACTCACAGAATTGGGAATCAACGCGATCGAAATCATGCCAGTTGCCCAATTTCCAGGCGATCGCAACTGGGGATACGATGGCGTATATCCCTACGCAGTTCAAAACTCCTACGGCGGCCCCGAAGGCTTCAAAAAACTGATCGACGCCTGCCACGAACACGGCATTTCAGTAATACTCGATGTCGTTTACAATCACCTCGGCCCAGAAGGAAACTACCTCAGTCAATTCGGCCCGTACTTTACATCAAAATACGGCTCAATTTGGGGAGACCCCCTCAACTTCGACGACGCCTACAGCGACGGCGTGCGTAACTACTTTATTGAAAACGCCCTCTACTGGTTTCGAGACTATCACATCGATGCCCTGAGATTAGATGCAATTCAAGCCATATTTGAAGTAGGTGCTCGACCGTTTTTGCAAGAACTCTCCGACGCCACAGCCGAGATTTCCCAAGAATTCGGCAGGAAAATTTATTTAATCGCAGAAAGTGACTTAAACGATGTCCGCACAGTACGTCCCAAAGAACTCGGTGGCTTCGGATTAGATGCCCAATGGTGCGACGATTTCCACCACGCACTGCACGCCTTGCTTACCGGAGAAAATGACCGATATTACCAAGACTTCGGCAAGTGTGAACACCTAGAAAAATCATTCAAAGAAAGCTTTGTTTACTCCGGCCAGTATGCACCCCACAGAAAGCGAAAACATGGCAATTCTGTCAAGGATGAACCGGGCGAAAAATTTCTGGTATTTGCCCAAACCCACGACCAAATCGGCAACCGGATTTTAGGAGACCGACTCTCGCAAATAGTTGACTTTGAAGCACTCAAACTCGCAGCGGGTACGGTTTTAATTTCTCCATACATTCCCTTCTTGTTTATGGGCGAAGAATACGGAGAAACAGCACCATTTTTGTACTTTGTTTCCCACTCAGATCCTGACTTAATTGAAGCGATTCGCCAAGACAAACAACAAGAATTTAAAGCTTTTGAAGATCGAGGCGAGTTTCAAGATCCGCAGAGTCCTGAAAGCTTCCAAAAGTGTAAGTTAAACTGGGAGAAACAAACAGCAGGGAAACACAAAAGTCTCTGGGAATGGCACCAACATTTGATTCAACTGCGACGGACAATTCCCGCCCTGAAAAAACTAGACAAAAACAGTCTAGAAGTTTCCTGTATAGAAGCAGAAAAAATCTTATTTCTCCGTCGCTGGACAGATGAAAGCCAGATATTCTGCATTCTAAACTTTAACAAGCAAGAGGTAGCTTGTACTGCTGCATTTCCCCAAGGTAACTGTCACAAAATTTTAGACTCTGCTGATGTAAAATGGATGGGTTCAGGTTCTAGCTTGCCTGAAAAAATAACTTCAGAGCAAGAATTGACTGTTAAGCCGCAGAGTTTCGCACTCTACGAGTTAATCAAATAG
- the dnaK gene encoding molecular chaperone DnaK, which yields MGKVVGIDLGTTNSCVAVMEGGKPTVIANAEGGRTTPSVVAYAKNGDQLVGQIAKRQAVMNAENTFYSVKRFIGRRVDEVTHETTEVSYKVLKVGNSLKLDCPARGKQFAPEEISAQVLRKLVEDASKYLGETVTQAVITVPAYFNDSQRQATKDAGKIAGIEVLRIINEPTAAALAYGLDKKSNETILVFDLGGGTFDVSILEVGDGVFEVLATSGDTHLGGDDFDKKIVDFIANEFQRAEGIDLRKDKQALQRLTEAAEKAKIELSSVTQAEINLPFITATQDGPKHLDTTLTRGKFEELCSDLIDRSRIPVENAIRDAKLDKSAINEVVLVGGSTRIPAVQELVKKILGKDPNQTVNPDEVVAVGAAIQAGVLAGEVKDILLLDVTPLSLGVETLGGVMTKIIPRNTTIPTKKSETFSTAVDGQTNVEIHVLQGERELANDNKDLGTFRLDGVPPAPRGVPQIEVTFDIDANGILNVAAKDKGTGKEQSISITGASTLPSNEVDRMVREAESNAAADKERREKIDRKNQADSLAYQIEKQLAELGDKVPEADKTKVEGLIKDLREAIAKEDDAAIKTLTTELQQAFYAVSSNLYQQAGGPTDGGAGPTGGPTGGDDDVIDADFTDGK from the coding sequence ATGGGAAAAGTAGTTGGAATTGACTTAGGTACGACAAACTCCTGCGTCGCAGTTATGGAAGGCGGCAAACCCACCGTCATAGCCAACGCCGAAGGGGGTCGCACCACACCTTCCGTAGTAGCATATGCTAAAAATGGCGATCAACTCGTCGGACAAATCGCCAAGCGTCAAGCCGTGATGAACGCCGAAAACACCTTTTACTCAGTAAAACGGTTTATCGGGCGTCGGGTTGACGAAGTAACCCACGAAACCACTGAAGTTTCCTACAAAGTCCTGAAAGTCGGAAACAGCCTCAAACTCGACTGTCCCGCCCGCGGCAAGCAATTCGCTCCGGAAGAAATTTCCGCGCAAGTGTTGCGTAAACTCGTAGAAGATGCCAGCAAATACCTCGGCGAAACTGTTACCCAAGCGGTAATTACAGTGCCCGCTTACTTCAACGACTCCCAGCGCCAAGCTACTAAAGACGCTGGAAAAATTGCCGGTATTGAAGTTCTGCGGATTATTAACGAACCTACAGCGGCGGCTTTAGCCTACGGATTAGATAAAAAGAGCAACGAAACCATTCTCGTATTTGACTTGGGCGGCGGTACTTTCGACGTATCAATTCTCGAAGTCGGCGACGGCGTATTTGAAGTGCTCGCAACTTCTGGAGACACTCACCTCGGCGGTGACGACTTCGACAAAAAAATCGTCGATTTCATCGCTAATGAATTCCAAAGAGCCGAAGGAATTGACCTCCGTAAAGATAAGCAAGCATTGCAACGTCTGACGGAAGCGGCCGAAAAAGCCAAGATTGAACTGTCGAGCGTTACTCAAGCAGAAATCAACTTGCCGTTTATTACTGCGACTCAAGACGGGCCAAAACACTTGGACACCACCTTGACTCGCGGCAAGTTTGAAGAGCTTTGTTCCGATTTGATCGATCGCTCTCGCATTCCTGTAGAAAACGCCATCCGCGACGCCAAACTCGACAAATCTGCAATTAATGAAGTTGTCTTAGTTGGTGGTTCTACACGCATTCCAGCGGTGCAAGAACTCGTCAAAAAAATCCTCGGTAAAGACCCCAACCAAACGGTAAACCCGGATGAAGTGGTCGCAGTCGGTGCAGCAATTCAAGCCGGCGTGCTCGCAGGCGAAGTCAAAGACATCTTGTTGCTCGATGTTACCCCGCTGTCTCTCGGTGTCGAAACCTTGGGCGGCGTGATGACCAAAATCATTCCTCGCAACACCACAATTCCTACCAAGAAGTCGGAAACATTCTCGACTGCTGTAGACGGCCAAACAAACGTAGAAATTCACGTTTTGCAAGGCGAACGGGAACTGGCTAATGACAACAAGGATTTAGGAACTTTCCGTTTAGATGGAGTTCCCCCAGCTCCCCGTGGCGTACCTCAAATTGAAGTTACATTTGATATCGATGCTAACGGTATTTTGAATGTAGCTGCTAAAGATAAAGGTACTGGTAAAGAGCAATCGATCAGCATTACCGGTGCTTCAACTTTGCCCAGCAATGAAGTCGATCGCATGGTTCGCGAAGCCGAATCGAATGCGGCTGCTGACAAGGAACGTCGCGAAAAGATCGATCGCAAAAACCAAGCAGACTCCTTAGCTTATCAAATTGAGAAGCAGTTGGCAGAGTTGGGCGATAAGGTTCCTGAGGCTGACAAAACGAAGGTTGAAGGCTTGATCAAAGACTTGCGGGAGGCGATCGCCAAAGAAGACGACGCAGCCATCAAGACACTGACAACCGAGTTGCAACAAGCATTCTACGCAGTCAGCAGCAACCTGTACCAGCAAGCAGGCGGCCCCACTGACGGTGGTGCAGGCCCGACTGGCGGCCCAACTGGCGGCGACGACGACGTGATTGATGCTGACTTTACTGATGGCAAATAG
- a CDS encoding glucokinase: MALLLAGDIGGTKTILRLVERTADGAMNALYEFRYPSGEFPDLVPMVQQFLTEAATKLEFTPELEKACFAIAGPVVNNSAKLTNLPWVLEAKRLEQELGISRVSLINDFVAVGYGVWGLEANDLHTLQVGKPSQHDPIAVIGAGTGLGHCFAIPEANGIRVFSSEGGHGDFAPRSELEFDLLKYLLAKHDIQRISIERVVSGQGIVSIYQFLRDRKFAAESPEVGEAIDKWESEIGKSEKTVDPGAIIAGAALQKCDRLSEQTMQMFVEAYGAVAGNMAVSLLPYGGFYIAGGIAAKILPLILEGSFMRAFTHKGRMDSLLEMMPVRLVLNDNVGLIGAAVCAAGL; this comes from the coding sequence ATGGCATTATTATTAGCGGGCGATATTGGCGGAACTAAGACGATTTTGCGATTGGTGGAAAGGACTGCTGATGGTGCAATGAATGCTCTTTACGAGTTTCGTTATCCGAGCGGAGAGTTTCCTGATTTAGTGCCGATGGTACAGCAATTTTTGACAGAAGCTGCTACTAAATTGGAGTTTACCCCAGAACTCGAAAAAGCTTGTTTTGCGATCGCCGGGCCAGTAGTCAACAACAGCGCTAAACTGACTAATTTACCTTGGGTGCTCGAAGCGAAGCGTCTCGAACAAGAATTAGGAATTTCCCGCGTCAGTTTAATTAATGATTTTGTCGCGGTTGGCTACGGCGTGTGGGGTTTGGAGGCCAATGATTTGCACACTTTGCAAGTGGGAAAACCCAGCCAGCACGATCCGATTGCTGTAATTGGTGCGGGGACTGGTTTGGGACATTGTTTTGCAATTCCCGAAGCAAATGGTATCAGAGTTTTTTCTTCCGAAGGGGGACACGGTGACTTTGCTCCTCGATCGGAGTTGGAGTTTGATTTGCTAAAATATTTGTTAGCAAAACATGACATTCAAAGAATATCGATCGAGCGTGTAGTTTCCGGCCAGGGGATTGTTTCAATTTACCAGTTTTTGCGCGATCGCAAGTTTGCTGCTGAATCACCCGAGGTGGGAGAAGCGATCGACAAATGGGAGTCGGAAATTGGTAAAAGCGAGAAGACAGTCGATCCAGGTGCGATAATTGCAGGGGCTGCACTCCAAAAGTGCGATCGGCTTTCCGAACAAACAATGCAAATGTTTGTAGAAGCTTACGGCGCTGTAGCCGGAAATATGGCTGTGTCACTTCTACCTTACGGCGGTTTCTACATCGCCGGCGGCATCGCTGCCAAGATTTTGCCACTAATTCTAGAAGGAAGTTTTATGCGAGCTTTCACCCACAAAGGCCGCATGGATTCGCTGTTAGAAATGATGCCAGTTCGATTAGTTTTGAATGACAATGTAGGGTTAATTGGAGCGGCGGTTTGTGCGGCAGGCCTTTAA
- a CDS encoding DUF4112 domain-containing protein, with amino-acid sequence MSRSPIQTPATNTLNKSQTASLRRLRRISHLLDNAIPIPGTKYRIGLDPILGLLPGGGDLIGSIFAGYVVFKSAQLGVPQETLIQMAANIVFDTVAGTVPVAGDLLDVTWKANVKNMELLDAHLGSPDPGKKADWLFVAALLLGLMLIVGGVIFLSVMLFGWVFRVFTGR; translated from the coding sequence ATGTCACGTTCTCCTATACAAACTCCCGCGACAAATACACTCAACAAATCCCAGACTGCATCCTTACGCCGTCTGCGCCGCATCAGCCACTTACTCGACAATGCAATTCCCATTCCCGGCACAAAATATCGCATCGGACTCGATCCGATATTAGGACTCCTACCGGGCGGCGGCGACTTAATCGGATCGATTTTTGCAGGTTACGTAGTCTTCAAATCCGCGCAACTCGGAGTACCGCAAGAAACCCTAATCCAAATGGCAGCTAACATCGTATTTGATACAGTTGCCGGCACTGTACCGGTTGCTGGAGATTTACTTGATGTTACTTGGAAAGCTAATGTCAAGAATATGGAATTGCTAGACGCTCATTTAGGTAGCCCCGATCCAGGAAAAAAAGCTGACTGGCTGTTTGTCGCTGCTTTGTTGTTAGGTTTGATGTTAATTGTCGGAGGCGTGATTTTCTTGAGCGTGATGCTTTTTGGCTGGGTATTTCGAGTATTTACTGGACGTTGA